The nucleotide window AGAAGTGATTATGTCTGGAAACAAACGTAAATTCAAGATGTCTGAATCTTCACTACTAgttgaaaacaaaatcccaTGACATTTGTTGATTCTGTAactttaattgcatttaaagACTGGCTGCTAAGCTTCTTATCTGAAGAACCACCACAAACAATCAGGAGTTGCTAGCTCGGTTAGAATTAGTCTATTGGATCCAATGAAGACTTATTTAAATTGCTGATTGAGCCAGATTGACTTTTGTAGGAAGAGGTCCTGCTTCTTCATGTTCCTCAGTCTTGCATCTAACCACAACAAGTGCAGAGGATGGGTATCTGTTCAGTTTTTGTTCATTCATGTATTCCAAATCTCCATAGATGCTcagcttctgaaatatttaaacaatttacTTTAAGACAAAGGCTCTCCATACTgtgaataaaatgcatttcattaagCAACTACATTCCTAGTTCTGACGGCTGCAGTCCTTCAACAGAAGTTAACCCCGGTTTTCTGTAACATCTGAAATTCATGGCTGGAACTAGATTTGAGTCCAACAGAAATGTATTAAATCTGCCACAGCAACAGTAGATACAGTGCTTGTGTAACAGCTCCTTTAGTTTGCAAATACTGTGAGCCTTGCTTATTTCAGAAGCGCGGGGACCTCTCTGGGCACTAGGGATGCTAGTTCAGCCAGTTCCCCTCTGATCAGACTCTGTGCTCACAGATAATATGCTGTCGCTTCTGTCCTCACTATTGATGCTCCTGGATTAAATCCATACTGCGTTCCACCTAAACCATCCAACTCTCAGTATAGCTTTATTCCCAGAGAAATTAGAAGGAGCCTCCATTTGTTAAGAGTAATCTGAAGGCTGTCAAGAGGAGAGTGCTACAAACCAAAAGACATCATATTTGGGCTGCCTGAGTAAGGTCCAGAGCACCAATCAGCCACAGGAATAAGCAAGAATTGTTCAGctataaaataatcttttaaataacaaaattggTTTGCTAACcacatctgcaaaataaaaaaaaactctTTCTAGCTGAACCTCCCCCAAAATGTTTCTTAGTCTCTAGACAGCTGTAacataaaagtaataaaatgaataaattcaaAATATCGTAAGTTATAAAATAGTAGTACCTCAGATGGAACATATTGCTCTACAGCTGTAGCTACAGTTGCGCAACAAATCCAGAGCAGTACCAACACTGACAGGACGAGCGTAGTAGTTAAAATCCAACTggaatttctgaaatgaaaagaatgttACCAGATTTCATATACTGAATACAAGACAATGGACCCTCTAAAAAGTTTGGCTCAATTTTGATTGCATTTCCTGCTGAGTCATTAGTCTCTAGCTCTTCCAGCTACACTGCCCACTTCAGACTCCTGGGTACTCTAATGCCTATTTAGTATCTGACTTGAAAGACACAGAAGACTTGCTAGATTCTGTTTATTGTGCCCTAAGCATCCTCCCacttacagttttaaaaacagatttttctgttacaCATTTGGGATGCAACTCACTGACCCTTCCTGCGTAAACTTTTAAGGAGAAAGTAATTAGAGTAAGGGAAAGAACCACCAACACGCTGATCTTCAGCAAATCTTTAATAAAGAGATACTGGGTATTTTCAGCCTGGAAATGAGACATAACAGTGTCTTTCCTATCAGACAGTCCCAatccaaaatacaaaacaagtgcTTTGTCCTGAAACATATCCAGAGCTAAAGAACAGGCAAAACACAGTATTGTTTAAACAGTTCACAGAACACACTCAAAAAACAGGGTAGGAAATTATCAATATGACGTTCACTTGAAATGGAAAGGAGAATCAAAGTTGGCAGAATAGCCTGCAAATGGGGCCAGCATGGAAAAGTAGCAATAACAGTCAGATACACAACTTTAAGTGCTATGCATCCTGAACCTAACAGACTTGTAGCACTTTTGAGATCTTGCACTAGTgcccccatacacacacacagagaggaaAGGCCATTATCCTCCTTACTAGGTACAGACATTCTTGAATATACATACACGGAAAGACACTTgaaaaagctgtcattttctCGCTCTTCAAAAAGTCCTCGGTATGTCTGCGAACTTCCTGGATGTAGGTCTGCTGAAAtacaacagcagaaacagcacTTGGGAAAGCAATAAAAGAGAAGACCCAAACACCACACAGTTTGTCTATACAGAGAGCATaaaaggaagcttttaaaatggcCCTAGCTTGCACGTTTCTATTTCCAGCAGAGCTTGGTTTCCACCACAGACTTTGCTAAGTGTACATAGTGCAGTCTACATGGCAAAcaattatatttcagttttctaaaaatttgctttcatgtgCCAcctgcaacctttttttttttttttttttttttttttttttttatgacagggaacatttgcttttgctgttccAGAGCACAAAGAACAACTTACAGGCTGTTTTACTCAGCGACAAGGATCCTCTTGTATCTCCGGTTTCCTGATCAAGCTGTGGAACATACTGTACTTCTGGCTTtgactaaaagaaaataaggagttAGGAGATCCTTCTAGCAAGCTTCCACTGATCtatcatttacattttcagaactAATACCGAAGTTAACCTTAAGACACACACCATTCACTTAAGTTTGATTCTGCTTCCCCTTATGCTGGCCCTAAAGGCAGTGAAATACTAGCAAAAACTAAACACTTCTGATAGTGCTTTATATTCTTTCCTGTGACTGGAAGGAGCAGAGTTAAACATTTAGCAGCCAGGACACCTTAATCtcaaagaaaaaggcaagcaCCTGGAATATGACAATTTTGCCATCATCTGCTTGAAGGTAGAAAGTCCATGAGGATGTTATGAAGCTCTGAGCTGAATCCATCATGTCACTCCAGAATGATCTCACCAGTGtcagaggaaagaggagatgAATTCTTGGCATCAGGGACATTAACTGCAAGCACAACGTTAACCggttttccatttgtttctaTGTGAAAAGGACAGAAGTCATGTTCTTGCTCACCCCTCGCCCCATATCTAGATTTCAGTCCTTaggaagatttattttccatttgaagaaaatttaaaaagcaaagacacacactgaacagaaaacaagtaGGTGGTATTTGAAAAACATGTCATCTACTTACTTGCTCTTGCCTTAACTCAGCAAATGGCAATTGGTTCTGGCATCCAAGATGGCAAGCATATTGTTCATCAGATTGGGAGTATGCTTCAGTACAGGCTGCAAGGAAGAAGTTCCCCAAATGAGAAGataaattctgcattttagttaagaaaacattttcagtgtaaGTTGgatcagaaacaaagcagcagctaaagGACTGACAATCCCATTTGCAGGAAAATATATGGCAATCACTCCAAGGGTAGCATTTGCTCTGAGGTCTAATGAAGGTTAAGGAATCAGAGCTTAGGCAGATGAAGTAGTTGAAATCTGAATGCAGTCAGAGCAACTGATCAGAAATGTTACCCTGGCCAATCTCAGGGGTGCAAGTTTTCCTTGATCCTCCCACTACCACTTTAGTTTTTCCTCTATGTACCAAgtaaaacatgaatttttacCTCAGAGAACAGAGGTGGAGTCCTGAAAAGAATAGAGGGACCATCAGTCCATTAAATCCCTTTGAGGTAACAACAGAAGTCATGGTATCACAGGAAAACCACAGGAGCATTTTCCTGCTAGTGCGAGGAGTACAGAAACTGCATTGGAAGTActatggaatatttttttaatgaaaaatgaagccCACTCTTTGTTTTACAGATAGCTTCTATTAATTGTTCACTAGAGATCATACAGGCCAAGAAATCTACATTATTCAGAGAGAATAATTTAGATTATTCTGCCCATGGAGAAATCAGGCAGACAATACATGGGCATAGCTCCTCCCCAAAACTCTAAAGCTTAGGTGGACAATGTTGCAGTACAACCTGAACTAAAGAATCAAACCAAGTAGCAACACAGAGGACAGTAGCTCTCCCAGTTTTCTGCAGGAACAAACGGACCATCATAAAGGCTAAGAAGCTGTCAGGAATCATGGCATCAGCAGCtaagcatttcagttttcagctccTAGCACCTGAACAGCAATTCAATGATAAAACTGCCACCAAACTAGTGTTTGCAGGCATAAAGAAGCATCCAAAGACAGAATCAAGCAGATCAGCCAAGATGTATCTTGCCAAACATAGAATACTTAGTCAGGGCACCAACCAGTGTAACAGATTACAGAACATAAGCCAGCAAAAGACAACAGCCTCAGGAAGGAGAGTTAAACCAGAAAGTAAGCAACTGTTCAATTACCTCTACATGTGGTCTATTGCTACATTACCCTTTTTTATGGCACTCTTCAATGTGTGGTTTGACAACTAGATTGACATGCTGTATCACAGCTAGTCACAGTGTATGACAGACTAGAGCATTAGCCCATTTCTAGAGTATTTAATGCAGTTTTGTAACACATTAGCATCTCTGCATGTCAGGCCTTCTACTTGCGTACATTCCATCAGCCCTCTGAGCTAGCCACTAGCCCTCTTGTTTTTGAGGTACTGAGAGGATAGAAGCCTCCTTTAAGTGCTGGCTTGGTGCTCAATTGTATTGGAAATACAGACGGAGAGCTCCTACCTTTCCTGCTTTGGGTGGTTATGTCCCACTTAATCTCTGACTAAAACTGTGGATCAGCTGCCTCAATATTATTGGATGAAAGTTCTATACAATTCCAAAACCAGTATTAACTGGCCTATGTACACATATTTCATCTTCACCGTGAAATTTTTGCTCTAACACAGGTAACTGAGAGAATTAGTCACCAATATTTAATGAcctatttcaaacaaaacacGTACCTCATTCCCAAGAGTTTAGCTGTAGGTAAACCTCAGGACGTAGCCTAGACCACAAGTTACAAGGCAGACAGCACATTAAGATCTGTGTTCTTACTCTTCTGAACAATTCACTTGTATATAAAAGTTTGTCAGGAATTGTAAATGGGACTGATTGTCACATGGAATtattaaaggaaaggaaaggatatTTTCCCAGCCATATGTATTTTCTATGACAAACTGTTTATAGTAAAATGAAGTGTTTCTAATTTATTTACAGAGACTGACGATACTTAAGAAATTCAGGCAAATAGCAACACTAAGGATCAGGTAAGGAGAAACTCGCAGAGAACAGACAACCTTTccctaagatttttttttttttaatatcctgtaCATAAACTTTAAGAAATtgttaaacaaaaccagaaagcaacTGAAGTAATCCCACCAATTTAACAACACCCTTTCAGATGttcctgctcttccctctgtTATGTCTCCACATTACAGGATGTTGAAGGAGTACTGAAATCTTACCGGAGTCGCATTCCAGTTTGGTTCGATTCAAATCAATGCCATCATCCACAAACTGACAAATGGAAAAGAGTCTGCAGCCTCGCTGGCATGCGTACAGTTCCTCTTCCTGGAAAGGCACAAGAAAAGGCTTGCATCCCTCCATTCAAGAATAAattgtcagaaaacaaataatttttttttttggaagtgctATAAAAAAGCCACCCACCAGAGCAccatcctccttccctccactAGACCTAGAAGCCAGCTAAACATGACATTCTGGAtgatctgaa belongs to Aquila chrysaetos chrysaetos chromosome 12, bAquChr1.4, whole genome shotgun sequence and includes:
- the TMEM59 gene encoding transmembrane protein 59 isoform X1 translates to MAARRGGLLCLPLALALLAGGSSARGAGPLPVASSEAFDSVLGNTASCHRACQLTYSLHTYPKEEELYACQRGCRLFSICQFVDDGIDLNRTKLECDSACTEAYSQSDEQYACHLGCQNQLPFAELRQEQLMSLMPRIHLLFPLTLVRSFWSDMMDSAQSFITSSWTFYLQADDGKIVIFQSKPEVQYVPQLDQETGDTRGSLSLSKTASDLHPGSSQTYRGLFEERENDSFFKCLSVNSSWILTTTLVLSVLVLLWICCATVATAVEQYVPSEKLSIYGDLEYMNEQKLNRYPSSALVVVRCKTEEHEEAGPLPTKVNLAQSAI
- the TMEM59 gene encoding transmembrane protein 59 isoform X2, which gives rise to MAARRGGLLCLPLALALLAGGSSARGAGPLPVASSEAFDSVLGNTASCHRACQLTYSLHTYPKEEELYACQRGCRLFSICQFVDDGIDLNRTKLECDSACTEAYSQSDEQYACHLGCQNQLPFAELRQEQLMSLMPRIHLLFPLTLVRSFWSDMMDSAQSFITSSWTFYLQADDGKIVIFQSKPEVQYVPQLDQETGDTRGSLSLSKTAYLHPGSSQTYRGLFEERENDSFFKCLSVNSSWILTTTLVLSVLVLLWICCATVATAVEQYVPSEKLSIYGDLEYMNEQKLNRYPSSALVVVRCKTEEHEEAGPLPTKVNLAQSAI